The proteins below come from a single Plodia interpunctella isolate USDA-ARS_2022_Savannah chromosome 21, ilPloInte3.2, whole genome shotgun sequence genomic window:
- the LOC128679273 gene encoding pupal cuticle protein-like translates to MNSMIVVACLALACGAHANGGWAGPPANIALSQDGRNILDTPEVAQARAAHLSALQQAAQNNPNPQDDGSYNPAWDNEEYWQRAEQPKWNAAPAQQWNAAPAQQWNAAPAQQWNAAPAWNAAPAAPAWNAAGQAPAPVAETPEVAQARAAHLAALSAAKSAAPAQQQWNAPAQQQWNAPAQQQQWSAPAQQWNGAPSWQGNAAHQAANIRLAQDGSGILDTPEVAAARAAHLAAHSQAAHAAPAHAPQQHW, encoded by the coding sequence ATCGTTGTAGCGTGTTTAGCGTTGGCGTGCGGCGCACACGCAAACGGCGGCTGGGCCGGCCCGCCCGCTAACATCGCGCTGTCGCAGGACGGTCGCAACATCCTCGACACGCCCGAGGTTGCGCAGGCGCGCGCCGCCCACCTCTCCGCCCTTCAGCAGGCCGCCCAGAACAACCCCAACCCACAAGACGACGGCTCCTACAACCCCGCTTGGGACAACGAGGAGTACTGGCAGCGCGCTGAACAGCCCAAGTGGAATGCCGCCCCCGCTCAACAGTGGAACGCCGCCCCCGCCCAACAATGGAACGCCGCCCCCGCCCAACAATGGAACGCCGCTCCCGCCTGGAACGCTGCCCCCGCCGCCCCCGCGTGGAACGCCGCCGGCCAAGCCCCCGCCCCCGTGGCTGAAACCCCTGAAGTAGCTCAGGCCCGTGCCGCTCACCTCGCCGCCTTGTCTGCCGCCAAATCTGCCGCTCCTGCGCAACAGCAGTGGAACGCTCCCGCCCAACAGCAGTGGAACGCTCCCGCCCAGCAGCAGCAATGGAGCGCGCCCGCCCAGCAATGGAACGGTGCTCCCTCATGGCAAGGCAACGCCGCCCACCAGGCCGCTAACATCAGACTGGCGCAGGACGGCTCCGGCATCCTGGACACGCCCGAGGTGGcggccgcgcgcgccgcgcacCTGGCCGCGCACTCGCAGGCCGCACACGCCGCGCCCGCCCACGCGCCCCAACAGCACTGGTGA